The following are encoded in a window of Solidesulfovibrio magneticus RS-1 genomic DNA:
- a CDS encoding GAF domain-containing protein — MVTEKTKEELVTELDAARRRIAELESKAHTIRCSQWTRCSSRYESLVKLYELEIDSLQELFDFALEQALVLTESTLGYIYFYDETTEVFTLYSWSKNATSHCKVADKPNRFLLKDTGLWGEVVRQRKEIVVNNFSCPNRFKKGYQDGHVDIHNFLSIPVWKGESIVAVVGVGNKESDYTEFDIQQLDLFAKGVWVVAQRKGAEEALRLSEERYRSVVEDQTELISRTTPEGIILFVNEIYCRFFGITAGDIVGSNWAPAVAPDDIHMVQNILNTFSPDSPVVTIEIRVFNALNEIRWMQFVNRAIFDKNSNIVEIQSVGRDITERKTIEEELKESELRWKFALEGSGDGIWDWDIAKNTLFFSHGCNLMLGY, encoded by the coding sequence TTGGTTACCGAGAAGACAAAGGAAGAGCTAGTCACTGAATTAGATGCTGCGCGTCGACGCATCGCGGAGCTTGAATCAAAAGCGCATACTATTCGTTGTTCCCAATGGACTCGCTGTTCATCACGCTATGAATCTCTAGTAAAACTATATGAGCTAGAAATTGATTCGCTTCAAGAGCTTTTTGATTTCGCTCTAGAACAGGCTTTAGTTTTAACCGAAAGCACTCTCGGTTACATTTACTTTTATGACGAGACCACAGAAGTATTCACACTATATTCATGGTCAAAAAACGCAACGAGTCATTGCAAGGTCGCTGACAAACCTAATAGATTTTTGCTAAAAGACACAGGATTATGGGGGGAGGTTGTTCGTCAGCGCAAGGAAATTGTTGTCAATAATTTTTCTTGCCCAAATCGTTTCAAGAAAGGATATCAAGATGGCCATGTTGATATCCACAATTTTTTATCGATACCTGTATGGAAAGGAGAATCGATTGTTGCCGTTGTTGGCGTTGGCAATAAAGAAAGTGACTATACCGAATTTGACATCCAGCAACTTGATTTATTTGCAAAAGGTGTTTGGGTTGTTGCTCAACGGAAAGGGGCTGAGGAAGCACTTCGCTTGAGCGAAGAACGGTATCGTTCCGTAGTAGAAGATCAAACTGAACTTATCAGCAGGACTACCCCTGAAGGAATTATTTTATTTGTCAATGAGATTTACTGCCGATTTTTTGGGATAACCGCAGGAGATATTGTTGGATCTAACTGGGCTCCAGCCGTTGCTCCCGATGACATTCACATGGTTCAGAATATTCTTAATACTTTTTCACCTGACAGTCCCGTTGTGACAATTGAGATTCGTGTATTTAATGCGCTAAATGAAATTCGGTGGATGCAATTTGTTAATCGGGCAATTTTTGACAAGAATTCCAATATCGTTGAAATTCAATCTGTCGGCAGAGACATTACAGAACGCAAAACAATCGAAGAAGAGTTAAAAGAAAGCGAATTACGCTGGAAATTCGCTCTAGAAGGAAGCGGCGATGGAATTTGGGATTGGGATATTGCAAAAAATACCCTATTTTTTTCTCACGGATGCAATCTAATGCTTGGCTATTAA
- a CDS encoding sensor histidine kinase: protein MGTINDISERKKMEAIRDDVDKIMRHDLRSSLIGIVGLPDILLENHELTQKERDILCAIQDSGYKLLSMIENSVSIYRMEIGSHELNLSKIDIIPVLKNVISGLSRKFKNSSISFKILVEDKILTNRDSFLLDCEDTFFYNMISNLLLNSLEASPLNETIFLKLSFSKKSLSIINKGSVPLEIRNKFFEKYVTAGKKSGTGIGTYSAALIAKTHGWKIWLDTSILNETTVTVKF from the coding sequence ATGGGTACCATCAATGATATTTCTGAAAGAAAAAAGATGGAAGCCATAAGAGACGATGTTGATAAAATAATGAGGCATGATTTACGGTCTTCCCTTATTGGTATCGTTGGATTACCCGACATCTTGCTGGAAAATCACGAACTCACACAGAAAGAGAGGGATATACTGTGTGCAATCCAGGATTCCGGTTACAAACTTCTATCAATGATCGAAAATTCCGTTAGCATTTACAGGATGGAGATTGGGTCTCATGAGCTAAATCTGTCAAAAATTGACATTATTCCAGTCCTCAAAAATGTTATTTCAGGGTTAAGTCGCAAATTCAAAAACAGTAGTATATCTTTTAAAATTCTTGTGGAAGATAAAATTCTAACTAATAGAGATTCATTTTTATTAGACTGCGAGGATACTTTTTTTTATAATATGATTTCAAATTTATTATTAAATTCACTGGAAGCTTCCCCATTAAACGAAACAATTTTCTTGAAGCTTTCTTTTTCAAAAAAATCACTCAGCATTATCAACAAAGGTTCTGTGCCTCTAGAAATAAGAAATAAATTTTTTGAAAAATATGTTACGGCAGGAAAAAAAAGCGGAACTGGAATTGGCACCTACTCGGCAGCTCTTATTGCCAAAACCCACGGTTGGAAGATATGGCTTGACACGTCAATTCTCAATGAGACTACCGTGACAGTTAAATTTTAA
- a CDS encoding tyrosine-type recombinase/integrase — protein sequence MGVYQRDGRWMVYYTDVNGARRDKSFGRGDNAYAEALAFDQEKKSASKQSRGEVSSSVSIESEQPVKSEEVLVNTSPFEIIFKDLADKYIEHLEVSGRTETNTKKLKKMIENQFNPLIGDKVVNEMTYVDDMVPFIKIFQNTPGKSGKPRSQLTVNRYGDYVNAIFNFGVAMGLTKVNPMRGRRKSKEKPREIQLTVEDIKRIMECAESHIRWAMEVCFNLGTRPGESELLALKWEHIDFEKSVARIYASKTKTYRIVPISAKLLEKMRSRMAESTSGYVVDYRGERIGMIRKGFRGACQRAKINYPVRMYDLRHLFATTMLSKGADLAAVSKLLGHSMISTTTSHYYHCLESEKERAVSLLPELV from the coding sequence ATGGGTGTCTATCAAAGAGATGGACGATGGATGGTCTATTACACTGATGTAAATGGGGCGCGTCGAGATAAATCTTTTGGTCGCGGCGATAATGCTTATGCTGAAGCTCTGGCATTTGATCAAGAAAAGAAAAGTGCTAGCAAACAGAGTAGGGGAGAAGTCTCCTCCTCTGTTTCAATCGAGTCAGAGCAACCTGTCAAGAGTGAAGAGGTTCTGGTTAATACTTCGCCTTTTGAAATAATCTTCAAGGATCTTGCGGATAAATACATAGAGCACCTTGAAGTCTCTGGTCGGACAGAGACCAATACCAAGAAGTTGAAAAAGATGATAGAGAACCAGTTCAATCCACTCATCGGCGACAAAGTCGTTAATGAGATGACTTATGTTGATGACATGGTTCCATTCATCAAGATTTTTCAAAATACTCCAGGGAAGAGCGGAAAACCTCGGTCTCAATTGACAGTCAATCGTTATGGTGACTATGTCAATGCAATATTCAATTTCGGGGTTGCAATGGGGCTCACTAAAGTGAATCCTATGCGCGGAAGACGTAAGTCAAAAGAGAAGCCTCGAGAGATTCAGCTTACAGTTGAAGATATCAAGCGAATTATGGAGTGTGCAGAGTCTCATATTCGTTGGGCAATGGAAGTTTGCTTCAACCTTGGGACCCGTCCTGGTGAATCAGAATTGCTTGCACTCAAATGGGAGCATATCGATTTTGAAAAAAGTGTTGCGCGTATATATGCTAGTAAAACAAAGACATATCGGATTGTTCCGATTTCGGCTAAGTTGCTCGAAAAAATGCGGTCAAGGATGGCTGAATCTACCTCGGGATATGTGGTTGATTATCGTGGTGAGCGTATTGGCATGATCCGCAAAGGATTTAGAGGGGCATGTCAGCGGGCAAAGATTAACTATCCAGTTCGTATGTACGATCTTAGGCATCTCTTCGCAACAACGATGTTGAGTAAAGGAGCTGATCTGGCGGCTGTTTCAAAATTATTGGGGCATTCAATGATCTCGACAACAACAAGTCATTACTATCACTGCCTTGAAAGTGAAAAAGAAAGAGCGGTCAGTCTGCTTCCTGAATTGGTTTGA
- a CDS encoding tyrosine-type recombinase/integrase gives MKVDPIVDLKSIKSIKKLLSDNPRDKLLFVMGVNSGLRVQDILALKIDDVLDVPVGERISLREKKTGKENVFILNKEIKAALDGYLNGNSFNGSDYLFKSRKGKNYPLTTFAVIKYVKRWTEVINLTGNYGAHTLRKTWTYHQRKTFGVSWEILSKRLNHSSPSITRRYLGIQEEEVEEILLNTI, from the coding sequence ATGAAGGTTGATCCAATTGTTGATTTGAAAAGCATAAAAAGTATAAAAAAGCTTTTGAGTGATAATCCTCGTGACAAATTACTGTTTGTAATGGGTGTAAATTCAGGATTGAGGGTTCAAGACATTTTGGCTTTGAAAATTGATGACGTTCTTGACGTTCCGGTTGGTGAGCGCATTTCTTTGCGTGAAAAGAAGACTGGTAAAGAAAATGTCTTCATTTTGAATAAGGAGATTAAAGCTGCGCTGGATGGGTATCTAAATGGTAACTCATTCAATGGCTCTGATTACTTGTTCAAGAGCAGGAAGGGGAAGAATTATCCTCTGACAACATTTGCTGTGATAAAGTATGTGAAACGCTGGACTGAAGTGATAAATTTAACTGGCAATTACGGTGCTCACACGCTTCGCAAGACTTGGACATATCATCAACGGAAGACATTTGGTGTTAGCTGGGAAATATTGTCTAAGCGTCTTAATCATAGTAGCCCTTCGATAACAAGAAGATACTTGGGCATTCAAGAAGAAGAGGTTGAGGAAATATTGTTGAATACTATTTGA